The Oscillospiraceae bacterium genome has a segment encoding these proteins:
- a CDS encoding TetR family transcriptional regulator: MKETDLRYVKTERAIRDAFFELLEESDFDKVSVTDITQRAQINRNTFYLHYSDKFNLVNSILIDFVQELSQQALKVIDQAEKPDTATFNQYFLTIFVSANRIKKKYRILFRSRNIEPYLDIAAITDVIADHIGKNKFLDFRSQRSSVSKSFLAFGFFGALNDYCSNDYTKEETVRMISAMSAGLAEIAQQLHAAGNKVGNGNKSNK, encoded by the coding sequence ATGAAAGAGACCGATCTGCGGTATGTGAAGACCGAGCGCGCCATTCGGGACGCCTTCTTTGAACTGCTGGAGGAGAGCGATTTTGACAAGGTATCCGTTACGGATATTACCCAGCGAGCCCAGATCAACCGAAACACGTTTTACCTGCATTACAGCGATAAATTCAATTTGGTCAATTCTATTTTAATTGACTTTGTGCAAGAGCTGTCCCAGCAGGCATTAAAGGTGATCGACCAGGCGGAGAAGCCGGACACAGCCACCTTTAACCAGTATTTCTTAACGATTTTTGTCAGCGCCAATCGGATCAAGAAAAAATATCGGATCTTGTTTCGCAGCCGAAATATTGAGCCGTATTTGGATATTGCTGCCATTACGGATGTGATTGCGGATCATATCGGCAAAAACAAATTTTTGGATTTTCGCAGTCAGCGCTCCTCCGTGAGCAAGAGCTTTTTGGCTTTTGGCTTTTTCGGTGCGCTCAACGATTATTGCAGCAATGATTATACCAAGGAAGAGACGGTGCGCATGATCTCCGCCATGTCTGCCGGCTTGGCCGAGATTGCCCAGCAGCTACACGCTGCCGGGAACAAAGTCGGCAATGGAAACAAGAGCAATAAATAA
- a CDS encoding aldose 1-epimerase family protein, with translation MELTLKNEHCAVTVTDAGAMLRSLVRDGREYLWQGDPAYWAGQAPVCFPIVGVLPKGASTAFGKPCRMKRHGVARINPFTLTEHHRNGATFTQVADDNTLAAYPFDYRLEIRYELVDSTVAVTYHIINSGGEPMPFVIGGHPAFNCPLAVGERFEDYKVRFDRPVTKAPLRPDHQTGIVDPARRYNVLVNGQELPLRHDLFYDDALIFDQVEAKAATLLGPMGYGVRVEYQDMANLLVWSAENDAPFVALEPWSGISHCTDEDGTLEHRRGVTVLQPGETATFGYKITMLSGEMK, from the coding sequence ATGGAACTGACATTAAAAAATGAACACTGTGCCGTCACCGTTACGGACGCAGGGGCGATGCTCCGCTCCCTGGTGCGGGACGGCCGAGAATATCTTTGGCAGGGGGACCCGGCTTACTGGGCCGGTCAGGCGCCGGTTTGCTTTCCCATTGTGGGGGTGCTGCCCAAGGGGGCGTCTACCGCATTTGGCAAGCCCTGCCGTATGAAGCGCCACGGCGTGGCCCGCATTAACCCCTTTACACTGACGGAGCACCACCGCAACGGCGCCACCTTTACCCAAGTGGCAGATGACAACACCTTGGCGGCGTACCCCTTTGATTATCGGTTGGAGATTCGCTATGAGCTGGTGGACAGCACCGTTGCCGTGACTTATCATATTATTAACAGCGGCGGGGAGCCTATGCCCTTTGTGATCGGCGGCCATCCGGCCTTTAACTGCCCGCTGGCAGTAGGGGAGCGGTTTGAGGATTACAAGGTGCGCTTTGATCGCCCTGTGACGAAGGCGCCTTTGCGCCCGGATCACCAAACCGGGATCGTGGATCCGGCGCGTCGGTACAATGTGCTGGTGAATGGGCAGGAGCTGCCCCTGCGGCACGATCTGTTTTATGACGACGCATTGATTTTTGATCAGGTGGAGGCCAAAGCGGCTACCTTGCTGGGCCCGATGGGCTACGGCGTGCGGGTGGAGTACCAGGATATGGCCAACTTGCTGGTTTGGTCCGCTGAGAATGACGCCCCCTTTGTGGCATTGGAACCATGGAGCGGCATTTCTCATTGTACGGACGAGGACGGCACCCTGGAACACCGTCGGGGCGTGACCGTTTTGCAGCCGGGGGAGACAGCCACCTTTGGTTATAAAATTACCATGCTGAGCGGAGAGATGAAATGA
- a CDS encoding DUF5058 family protein: MDFKESGFMYVLGGFIVVFVLAQSLFFLIRAWKQGKKLGLSTAIMRGTVTQSALFSLAPAISIVATILTLSGALGIVLPWIRLTVIGAISYEVPAAESAMEALGYTGGLSAEITDPLGFSTAAWVMTLGSVMPLVIIPFAMKKIQNSIGKAVSKNTAWADVMSAAAFIGLISAFVGRAIVGQGDKAVLGDGAGIMSITALAVSMLSMLLFMQIEKKKKIAWLQSMAMPLAMFIGMGAVMLLAKVLPTHIAWLEWRG, encoded by the coding sequence ATGGATTTTAAAGAAAGCGGATTTATGTATGTTCTGGGCGGCTTTATTGTGGTCTTTGTGTTGGCCCAGTCGCTGTTTTTTCTCATTCGTGCCTGGAAGCAGGGCAAAAAGCTGGGGCTGTCCACCGCCATCATGCGAGGCACGGTGACCCAGTCAGCGCTGTTCAGCCTGGCGCCTGCCATCTCGATTGTGGCAACCATCCTTACCCTGTCCGGTGCGCTGGGCATTGTGCTGCCCTGGATCCGGCTGACAGTGATCGGCGCCATTTCTTATGAGGTGCCGGCAGCGGAGTCGGCCATGGAGGCACTGGGCTATACCGGCGGCCTGTCCGCGGAGATCACGGATCCCCTGGGCTTTTCTACCGCCGCGTGGGTGATGACTCTGGGCTCTGTGATGCCTCTTGTGATCATTCCCTTTGCCATGAAGAAAATTCAAAACAGTATCGGCAAGGCGGTGAGCAAGAATACTGCCTGGGCGGATGTAATGAGCGCCGCGGCGTTTATCGGTCTGATCAGTGCCTTTGTGGGCCGTGCCATTGTGGGCCAGGGCGACAAGGCGGTGCTGGGCGACGGCGCCGGGATCATGAGCATTACCGCTTTGGCGGTGTCTATGCTGTCTATGCTGCTGTTTATGCAGATTGAGAAAAAGAAAAAGATTGCCTGGCTGCAAAGTATGGCTATGCCGCTGGCGATGTTTATCGGTATGGGTGCGGTGATGCTGCTGGCCAAGGTGCTGCCCACCCACATTGCTTGGCTGGAATGGAGGGGCTAA
- a CDS encoding M20 family peptidase, with amino-acid sequence MTALYIILGLLAAFIVITLIRAAFFTAPKPQREEFPPEQVNGQRACDRLSQAIQIKTISCEDESQTDWGAFDRFHAFLEQSYPLIHKNLKLDHISTASLLFYWEGTDPDLDPIAFLAHQDVVPISEGTEGDWEHPAFEGVNDGQFIWGRGALDMKNHLICLMESVETLLEEGYTPKRGVYLCLGHNEEIVSGGNNGARELARELERRGVHLDSVVDEGGAMLPAHVKGLLDANLTGVGVAEKGYADFKITVKSKGGHSSQPPKHTAIGQLAKKVERLENHQFKSTILPFVYNMFTDIGRHATYPGRVVLCNLWLLRPVLKLVMKQIPPAASLIRTTTGVTMASGSPAANVLPQKASVTVNFRIMPGQTIADVQRHIEKYMGGDNVEIEFIKGKEPSIVSPTDTRAFDTLRRLSVHLDEKNIVAPYLVMGGTDAYNYENVCSNIYRFAPFTVDTALLLTTHSTNERIPVGQMTQGVTFFKRYIRLMTAE; translated from the coding sequence ATGACGGCTCTGTACATTATTTTAGGCTTGCTGGCTGCGTTTATCGTGATCACGCTGATCCGTGCAGCGTTCTTTACGGCGCCCAAGCCCCAGCGGGAGGAATTCCCGCCGGAGCAGGTGAACGGGCAGCGGGCGTGCGACCGACTCAGTCAGGCGATTCAGATCAAGACCATCTCCTGCGAGGATGAGAGCCAAACGGATTGGGGTGCGTTTGACCGCTTCCATGCGTTTTTGGAACAGTCCTACCCGCTGATTCACAAAAATCTGAAACTGGATCATATTTCCACTGCCAGTCTGTTGTTTTACTGGGAGGGGACGGATCCAGACCTGGATCCTATTGCCTTTTTGGCTCATCAGGATGTGGTGCCCATCAGCGAAGGCACCGAGGGGGACTGGGAACACCCGGCCTTTGAAGGCGTAAATGACGGCCAGTTTATTTGGGGTCGCGGTGCGCTGGACATGAAGAACCACCTGATCTGCCTGATGGAGAGCGTGGAGACGCTGCTGGAGGAGGGCTATACCCCAAAGCGCGGGGTGTACCTGTGCCTGGGGCATAATGAGGAGATCGTCAGCGGCGGCAATAACGGTGCCCGGGAATTGGCGCGGGAATTGGAACGCCGGGGCGTGCACCTGGACAGCGTGGTAGACGAGGGCGGCGCTATGCTGCCGGCGCATGTAAAGGGGCTGCTGGACGCCAACCTGACCGGCGTGGGCGTGGCAGAGAAAGGCTATGCGGACTTTAAGATTACTGTAAAGTCCAAAGGCGGCCATTCTTCTCAACCACCCAAACACACCGCCATCGGCCAGTTGGCAAAGAAGGTGGAGCGACTGGAGAACCACCAATTTAAGAGCACCATTTTGCCCTTTGTTTATAATATGTTTACGGACATCGGCCGCCACGCCACCTACCCGGGGCGGGTGGTACTGTGCAACCTGTGGCTGCTGCGCCCGGTGCTGAAGCTGGTGATGAAGCAGATCCCGCCGGCTGCGTCCTTGATCCGCACCACTACCGGTGTGACTATGGCCAGCGGTTCACCTGCCGCCAATGTACTGCCCCAAAAGGCCAGCGTAACGGTAAACTTCCGCATTATGCCGGGCCAGACCATTGCGGATGTGCAGCGGCATATTGAGAAATATATGGGCGGCGACAATGTGGAGATTGAATTCATCAAGGGCAAGGAGCCCAGCATTGTATCACCCACGGACACCCGGGCTTTTGATACCCTGCGTCGGCTGTCCGTCCATCTGGACGAAAAAAATATTGTGGCGCCCTATTTGGTGATGGGCGGCACAGACGCTTATAATTACGAGAATGTGTGCAGCAATATTTATCGCTTTGCGCCCTTTACGGTGGACACGGCGCTGCTGCTCACCACCCACTCCACCAATGAGCGCATTCCTGTGGGTCAGATGACCCAGGGCGTTACCTTCTTTAAGCGCTATATTCGGTTGATGACCGCAGAGTAA